The Brachyhypopomus gauderio isolate BG-103 chromosome 2, BGAUD_0.2, whole genome shotgun sequence genome contains a region encoding:
- the LOC143484229 gene encoding somatostatin receptor type 5-like gives MEVSSVDPSAVAELWANLSLPGFLFNETFFNDTCLFNTLNCTHGTDAGVAGVLTSLIYIIVCVVGLGGNTLVIHIVLHYSKTESVTNIYILNLAIADELFMLSLPFLAVQNAMMFWPFGSFMCRLVMTVDGINQFTSIFCLTVMSIDRYLAVVHPIRSSRWRRPQVAKAVNGSVWAMSFMVVLPMVIFADILEKGKICNINWPEPKNIWSAAFIIYTSTIGFFFPLLVICMCYLLIVVKIRSSSKKVHATSAKRRKSERKVTRMVVIVVAVFVFCWLPFYALNIINLIVDPPGELQGLYYFVVVLSYANSCANPIVYSFLSDNFKRGFRKALCRSSRKVESHEPADQQQQDERRQMLMPRESLRRAMREDEEDDEDEDREEMTEMTEICKITQNGNGSGQAECNRALLSERSFAGGLSNPGSPERRCPAGDSSSKGPPFGPTTALLNGTKNGNVKPLPEEPVEKNTSLEISYL, from the coding sequence ATGGAGGTCTCCTCCGTGGACCCCTCTGCAGTAGCAGAGCTTTGGGCCAACCTCTCACTCCCTGGGTTCCTCTTCAATGAGACATTTTTCAACGACACATGCCTCTTCAACACCTTGAACTGCACCCATGGAACAGACGCTGGTGTGGCTGGAGTACTCACCTCGCTCATATACATCATCGTCTGCGTGGTCGGCTTGGGAGGAAATACCCTAGTCATCCACATTGTGCTGCATTACTCCAAGACCGAGTCCGTCACCAACATCTACATCCTCAATCTGGCTATCGCCGATGAGCTTTTCATGCTGAGCTTGCCATTCCTGGCCGTCCAGAACGCCATGATGTTCTGGCCATTTGGTTCGTTCATGTGCCGGCTGGTTATGACAGTGGACGGCATCAACCAGTTCACCAGCATCTTCTGCCTGACAGTGATGAGTATCGACCGCTACCTGGCAGTGGTACACCCCATCCGCTCTTCCAGGTGGAGGCGGCCACAGGTGGCCAAGGCGGTGAACGGTTCGGTGTGGGCCATGTCCTTCATGGTGGTCCTGCCCATGGTGATCTTCGCTGACATCTTGGAAAAGGGTAAAATCTGCAACATCAACTGGCCGGAGCCCAAAAATATCTGGAGCGCCGCGTTTATCATTTACACATCCACGATTGGCTTTTTCTTTCCCCTGCTGGTCATCTGCATGTGCTACTTGCTTATTGTGGTCAAGATACGCAGCTCAAGCAAGAAGGTCCATGCCACCTCCGCCAAACGCCGCAAATCTGAGCGCAAGGTCACTCGCATGGTGGTCATAGTCGTGGCCGTCTTCGTCTTCTGTTGGCTACCTTTCTATGCCCTCAACATCATCAACCTGATTGTGGATCCACCTGGTGAGCTGCAGGGTCTCTACTACTTTGTGGTGGTGCTCTCCTACGCCAACAGCTGTGCCAATCCCATCGTCTACAGCTTCCTGTCCGACAACTTCAAGCGGGGCTTCCGCAAGGCCCTGTGCCGGTCTTCTCGGAAGGTGGAGAGCCATGAACCTGCAGACCAGCAGCAACAGGATGAGCGTCGCCAGATGCTGATGCCCCGTGAGAGTCTGCGCAGGGCCATGAGAGAAGATGAAGAggatgatgaggatgaagacagggaggagatGACTGAGATGACTGAGATCTGCAAGATCACGCAGAACGGGAACGGCAGCGGACAGGCCGAATGCAACCGTGCTTTGCTTTCTGAGAGGTCCTTTGCTGGTGGGCTGTCCAATCCTGGCTCCCCAGAGAGGAGATGCCCAGCTGGTGACAGTAGTAGCAAAGGACCTCCATTTGGTCCGACCACAGCTCTGCTGAATGGAACAAAGAATGGTAACGTGAAACCTCTGCCAGAGGAGCCTGTGGAGAAGAACACATCACTGGAGATCAGCTACTTGTAA